The DNA segment TCTCATTGATGTAGCAATACAGACACTGTAAAATCACAAGAGCCACCAAAGCACCAATGATAGCGTTGGTACATCTTTAAAGTCTCTAAAACACTGGCAATATCAAACAACTCTTGAAATTTAAAACTACAACAAGCAATTTTCTCTCTAACTTAAAATTATAAATTAGCACACTCTGCTCAATATTACTTGTGGACGGTAAAAATTTACGCCATTTTCTGCTATTTTTGCTACTTTTATAGTCGCTTTTGCGATATCTTTACCGCTCATTGGGGCGATATTTTTAAACCAGCCTTTTGGTAAAATTTCAAAGAGTAAAATCATAAATTTTTCGCCGTATCTTTTATTCTTTCACTCTCCGTTTATTAGCGGTGGGTGGATTATGCTTAGGCTTTTAAAACCCTGCTCTTTTACGTCCTGCTCGGCTTCGCCCTTTGATTTTAGGTATAAAAATTTTGAGTTTATATTTGCTTTTGGTGCTGAAATAAGCGTGAAATTTCACAGCCCGAGCGTTTTGCCCATTTAGCCAAGTTTATAGGATAAATCACATCAGCTTTTTTAAAATTCTCCACGCTTCTCGCCTGTTTTATCGTCGTGCCTAACGCGCAAAAAACGGCGTCAAAACGCTCATTTTCAAGCGATAAAATTTCATCAAAATTTATAACTTTCTCTCTTAATTTTTGATTCTTTGCCCCACTTACTTTTCGCACCAAAATCACTACTTCATCGCACTCTTTATAGTTTAAAAAACTCGCTAGCCATTTCACAACTCACAACACCACTTGCACCGACAACTAATTTTTGACCATTTAGATTTAATTTTAATAATTTATATCATTTTTTATTAGGATTTAATTTTTTTGATAATATAATTCAATTTCCAAATCTTACTTTTAAAGGGAAAATGATGAAAATTTTTAAGGTTATTGCAATTTTGTTTGCCATTTTTGGCTTTGCAAACGCAGAGATCAAAACGATCACCGACGTTTTAGGGCGTGAAGTTAAGGTTGATTTACCTGCTAAACGCATAGCACTTGGCTTTTATTATACCGATTTTTTAGCTGTTGGTGGCGTTAAGGCACTTGATAATGTTGTTGGTTTTTCAAAGGCTGTTTGGACTGACTGGACACCTACAAGCTGGGATGTTTATAGCAAAGCAGTGCCAAAACTAAACGATTTAGCTGACTTTGGTGAAGTTGAAGTTGGAACATTTTCGGTTGAAAAGGTGCTTTCATTAAAACCTGATTTACTAATTCTTGCTGCTTGGCAGTATTCTGTTTTAGAATTTGATTTAGAGCCAATCCAAAAGGCCGGAATTCCAATAATTGTTCTTGATTATAATAGAGAAAAAGTAGAACTTCACGCAAAAAGCACAGAAATTTTAGGTGAGATTACTGGAGAAACAAAAAGAGCTAATGAGCTTGTAAAATGGTATAAAGGCATAGCACAAAATGTAGCTGATAGGATAGCAAAAGCAAATTTGCCTAAGCCAAAAATTTACATTGAGTTTGGCAACAAAGGACCAAAAGAGAGTGGCTTTACATACGGAAAAGATATGTGGGGTTCGCTAATTGACCTAGCTGGTGGCGATAACATAGCAGCGCCTTTTGTAAAACAATGGGCACCGATAAATCCAGAACAAGTCATCGTTTCACGCCCTGATGTGATTATTATTACAGGTAGAGAAACCGAGCTTAAAAAGAATGCTGAAGCTATGGTAATGGGTATCAATATAAATGAGAACGAGGCTCTAAAACGCCTAAACCCATACAAACTAAGACAAGGTTGGCAAAATTTACCAGCCATAAAAGATAACCGCCTTTATGGTGCTTATATGGGTGCAAGTAGAAATTTAACAGACGCTTCAATGATTGAATTTATCGCAAAAGCACTATATCCTGAGCTTTTTAGCGACCTTGATCCGCTTAAAACTTACATTGAATTTCATAAAAAATACCTGCCTATCATTCCAAACGGCACATTTATGATTAGAGCAAGTAAGTAATGGACGCTAAAAACACGATAGCACAGCACAGAAAACGTGAATACAAAAGATTTTTAATCATTATCACGTTTTTAACCATTGCCTTTGTTTCGCTTGTTTTTGACATTGCCACTGGGCCGTCAATGCTATCTCCTAGTGAGGTTTTAGCAGCACTTTTAGAGCCTATTTTAAAAAGTGACAAAGTAGATAGCACTGCTTTTATTATCGTTTGGGATTTAAGGCTTCCGATTGCCTTGATGGCACTTGTTGTTGGGGCTACGCTTGGTGTTGGTGGTGCTCAAATCCAAACACTACTAAATAACCCTATGGCAAGTCCTTACACGCTAGGACTTGCAGCAGCTGCTGGTTTTGGTGCTAGTCTTGTCATCGCATTTGGTAGCTTAAATATACCACTACTTTTTGCCGTGCCTATTGGTGCTTTTTTAATGACAATGTTTAGTGCTGGTGTACTTTTTAGCTTTGCGGCATTTAAAAATTTCAACTCATCAATGCTTGTTTTAGTAGGCATCGCACTTTTGTTTTTGTTCCAATCAATGCTCTCACTAGTCCAATTTTTATCATCGCCTGAAATTTCACAGCTCATTTTATTTTGGCTTTTTGGTAGCTTACAAAAGGCAAACTGGATAAATTTAGCAGTAGTTAGCGTTGTTACGATAGTTGCAATTACACTTTTATTTCGTGATACTTGGGCCTTAACGGCTCTCAGACTTGGCGAGGATAAGGCAAAAAGTATGGGTGTAAATTTAACAAGACTAAGAGTAAAGGTGCTTTTAATCGTATCTGTAATGACCGCTACTGCCATTAGTTTTGTTGGAGTTATCGGATTTATCGGACTTGTAGCTCCCCATATCGCAAGGACATTAGTTGGTGAAGACCAGCGCTTTTTTATGCCTAGTGCTATGCTAACTGGTGCTGCGTTTTTATCTATCTCATCAGTTTTATCAAAGGCGATCGTGCCTGGTGCATTATTTCCTGTTGGAATTATTACCGCGTTTGTTGGTGTGCCATTTTTCTTTTGGATCATACTTTCAAGGAAAAATATATGTTAGAGCTTAAAAATTTAGAAATTTACAGAGGCGATTTATGCGTAGCAAATAAAGTTAATACAAATTTTAAAAGTGGTAAAACATACGGAATTTTAGGTCCAAATGGAGCCGGTAAAACATCGCTTTTAACGGCTATTTTTGGTGATCTTGATTTTAGTGGCGAGATAAAATTTAAAGACAAAACATTAAGTTTTAAAAACCATTTTAGTTGGAAAAAACAGATAGCCTATATGCCACAAGATAGCTTGGTTGATGCTAGTTTAACCGCTCTTGAAGTCGTTCTTTTAGGGCTTCTTGATAATCTTGGACTTTATGTAAGCGATGAGCAACTATCAAAAGCAGTGTCAATTATGGATGAGCTTGGCATACTTCATCTAGCAAGCAAAGATGTTACTAAATTATCTGGCGGTCAAAGGCAGATGGTTATGTTTGCTTCTGTGCTTATTAAATCGCCAAAGATTATCTTGCTTGATGAGCCAGTTAGTGCGCTTGATATGCATCACTCCTGCATATTGCTTGATTATGTAAAAAAATTTACAAAAGAGCGCGATTTAACAACCATTATGATACTTCACGATTTAAGCCTAGCTTCGCAATTTTGCGATGAGTTAATCCTTTTAAACAAGGCGGAAATTAAAGCACAAGGCGCACCAAAAGAGGTGCTTACAAAAGATATAATCAAAGAGCTTTACAGAGTAAAAGCCGATATTTTTTATTGCAGTGATGGACAACCTGTTGTTATTGCAAAACAAGCCATAAAATAAGGAGAAAATATGAAAAAATTTGCAGTTTTATTTGCCGTTTTGGCACTAAATTTTGCTTTTGCAAAGGATTATGAGGTGCAAATGCTTGATATGGATAAAAACAATCAAACTATGCTTTTTGAGCCTGGATTTTTACAAATACAGCCGGGTGACAGCGTGACATTTGTGCCCACGCATAAAAGCCACTGGGCAAAAAGCGTGATAGTACCTGAGGGAGCGGAGAAATTTGAGAGCAAATTAGATGAAAAAGCAACATTTACTTTTGATAAAGAGGGTGTTTATATTTACGTTTGTCCACCTCATCAGATGATGAATATGGTTGGCATTATTCAAGTTGGTAAGGCTACAAATTTAGATAAAATAAAACAAGCTCTACCAAAACTTGAAAAACGTGCTACGATGAACGAGGGCAGATTAAGCGAGTATGCAAAAGGCATAAATGAGTAGAATTTTTATTTTAACTTGTAACGAATACCCAAACGGCAACGACGCCTTAAACGAGCTTTGTTTAAGGCTTAGCCGTGAAATTTACAAAGCCAAAATCATACCTTGGCAGAAATTTTTAGAGCAAAATCCACCAAAAAATAGCATAATTTTACCGCTTGGAGTTTGGGATTATTCTAAAAATTTTAACGCCTTTATGACTTTTTTAGATGAAATTTCAAGCTATTTAACCCTAAATGAGATACAAATCATAAAAGAAAATATCACAAAAGAGTATCTAACTAAACTTCAAGATAAACTGCCAACAATCCCAACTGAAATTTTAAAAACAAAAGATGAGATGACTAAAAAAATAGGTAGTTTAAAAGGCGAATTTATTATAAAACCACTCGTTGGTCAAAGCGGAAATGGTGTAGAGAAAATAGATAAAATTTCAAGCCTTGACGCTTATGACAATGGAGCGATAATTCAGCCATTTATCAAAGAAATTTCACAAAATGGCGAGATCTGTTTTGTATTTTTTAACTCTAAATTTAAATACGCCATAAAAAGAGAGATAAAACAGGGCGAATTTAGGGCAAATTCAAACTACGGCGTAACAATAAAACCAATTTTATCGCCAAATTTAGAGCTTTTAAACATGGCAAAAATGGCTTTAAAGGTACTTTTAAAAGATAAAATTTCTCTTTATGCAAGAGTAGATATTGTGCCAACAAAACAGGGCGGACTCATAAACGAAGTAGAGCTGATTGAACCAAGCTTGTATTTTAACCACTTTAAAAACGGCTACGAAATTTTCATTAATGCGTTAAAAAGTAGAATTTAATCCACTTTAAAACTTAAAACAAAGTGGTTCATCTCTGACGCCCTGTAATCAAGAAGCGTTTTTTGAAGCAAGGAACCGTCATCGTTAAAATAATACACAAACTCATAGATAAGCCTATTTTTTGGGTCTTTTACGTTTCTTAACAGTTTTTACCCTTTGCGATTTCTAAATGCACAAGCTTATCTGCATTTTTTGTATGCTTTATGCTTTTTATTTTGCCTTTAAATTCACCAATCTCTAAATCATTTTAACTATAAATTCGTCTGCAAAAACACTAAAACAGATCATAAAAATAATAGCTAAAATTCTCATTTTCTCTTTAAAAGCTCAAGCAGACTAAATTTCAGCTCGTTTATATTTTCGCCACTTAATGATGAGATAGGCATGACAAAATATGGCTTATTTGCGTCAAATTCGTAAATATCTTGCTTGTAGCTAATATCACCTTTTAAGCCAAGATGAGCAATAAAATCAGCGATTTTTGACACATCATCACAAGCGTCAATTCTAGTTAGTGCCACAGCGTAATCCCTACTAAAAAGCTCAGGCGAAAATTTCTTTACTTCGGCACGTAGTGTATTAAACTGCTCTTTTAAATCGCGATAATTTGCCAAATCAATCATATAAAGCAAAATTTTTGTCCGCTCAATGTGCTTTAAAAATTTAATCCCAAGCCCCCTGCCATCACTTGCACCCTCAATAATACCAGGGATATCCGCCATAACAAAGCCGTTATACTCATCAACCGCAACCTGCCCTAGCTTTGGCGTAAGCGTGGTAAATTCGTAGTTTGCAATCTGTGGCTTTGCGTTTGAAACGACCGAAATTAGCGTGGATTTACCTACATTTGGAAAGCCCACAAGCCCAACGTCAGCGATTAGTTTTAGCTCCAAACGGACATTTTTAACCTCTTCTGGTAAGCCCTTTTGAGCGTATTCTGGTGCTTGATTTACCGAGTTTTTAAAGTGGATATTGCCAAGTCCACCTTTGCCACCCTTTAAAAACAATACTCTTTGCCCCTGCTCTGTTAGGTCACACAAAAGCTCGTTTGTATCAGCGTCATACACGGCTGTGCCCGGCGGGACGATAAGCTCTAAGCTCTCGCCCTTTTTACCATTCATTCGTGAGCCTTGCCCAGCCTCGCCATTTTTTGCACTCAAAGAGCGTTTGCCTTTGTAAGCAGCTAGTGTGTGAGAGTTGTTATCTACGATAA comes from the Campylobacter mucosalis genome and includes:
- a CDS encoding FecCD family ABC transporter permease, with translation MDAKNTIAQHRKREYKRFLIIITFLTIAFVSLVFDIATGPSMLSPSEVLAALLEPILKSDKVDSTAFIIVWDLRLPIALMALVVGATLGVGGAQIQTLLNNPMASPYTLGLAAAAGFGASLVIAFGSLNIPLLFAVPIGAFLMTMFSAGVLFSFAAFKNFNSSMLVLVGIALLFLFQSMLSLVQFLSSPEISQLILFWLFGSLQKANWINLAVVSVVTIVAITLLFRDTWALTALRLGEDKAKSMGVNLTRLRVKVLLIVSVMTATAISFVGVIGFIGLVAPHIARTLVGEDQRFFMPSAMLTGAAFLSISSVLSKAIVPGALFPVGIITAFVGVPFFFWIILSRKNIC
- a CDS encoding ATP-grasp domain-containing protein encodes the protein MSRIFILTCNEYPNGNDALNELCLRLSREIYKAKIIPWQKFLEQNPPKNSIILPLGVWDYSKNFNAFMTFLDEISSYLTLNEIQIIKENITKEYLTKLQDKLPTIPTEILKTKDEMTKKIGSLKGEFIIKPLVGQSGNGVEKIDKISSLDAYDNGAIIQPFIKEISQNGEICFVFFNSKFKYAIKREIKQGEFRANSNYGVTIKPILSPNLELLNMAKMALKVLLKDKISLYARVDIVPTKQGGLINEVELIEPSLYFNHFKNGYEIFINALKSRI
- the obgE gene encoding GTPase ObgE; amino-acid sequence: MFIDSASFRVSSGHGGAGAVSFRREKHVILGGPDGGDGGDGGDVYFIVDNNSHTLAAYKGKRSLSAKNGEAGQGSRMNGKKGESLELIVPPGTAVYDADTNELLCDLTEQGQRVLFLKGGKGGLGNIHFKNSVNQAPEYAQKGLPEEVKNVRLELKLIADVGLVGFPNVGKSTLISVVSNAKPQIANYEFTTLTPKLGQVAVDEYNGFVMADIPGIIEGASDGRGLGIKFLKHIERTKILLYMIDLANYRDLKEQFNTLRAEVKKFSPELFSRDYAVALTRIDACDDVSKIADFIAHLGLKGDISYKQDIYEFDANKPYFVMPISSLSGENINELKFSLLELLKRK
- a CDS encoding ABC transporter ATP-binding protein yields the protein MLELKNLEIYRGDLCVANKVNTNFKSGKTYGILGPNGAGKTSLLTAIFGDLDFSGEIKFKDKTLSFKNHFSWKKQIAYMPQDSLVDASLTALEVVLLGLLDNLGLYVSDEQLSKAVSIMDELGILHLASKDVTKLSGGQRQMVMFASVLIKSPKIILLDEPVSALDMHHSCILLDYVKKFTKERDLTTIMILHDLSLASQFCDELILLNKAEIKAQGAPKEVLTKDIIKELYRVKADIFYCSDGQPVVIAKQAIK
- a CDS encoding ABC transporter substrate-binding protein, producing the protein MMKIFKVIAILFAIFGFANAEIKTITDVLGREVKVDLPAKRIALGFYYTDFLAVGGVKALDNVVGFSKAVWTDWTPTSWDVYSKAVPKLNDLADFGEVEVGTFSVEKVLSLKPDLLILAAWQYSVLEFDLEPIQKAGIPIIVLDYNREKVELHAKSTEILGEITGETKRANELVKWYKGIAQNVADRIAKANLPKPKIYIEFGNKGPKESGFTYGKDMWGSLIDLAGGDNIAAPFVKQWAPINPEQVIVSRPDVIIITGRETELKKNAEAMVMGININENEALKRLNPYKLRQGWQNLPAIKDNRLYGAYMGASRNLTDASMIEFIAKALYPELFSDLDPLKTYIEFHKKYLPIIPNGTFMIRASK
- a CDS encoding pseudoazurin, with the translated sequence MKKFAVLFAVLALNFAFAKDYEVQMLDMDKNNQTMLFEPGFLQIQPGDSVTFVPTHKSHWAKSVIVPEGAEKFESKLDEKATFTFDKEGVYIYVCPPHQMMNMVGIIQVGKATNLDKIKQALPKLEKRATMNEGRLSEYAKGINE